In one window of uncultured Fusobacterium sp. DNA:
- a CDS encoding helix-turn-helix domain-containing protein, giving the protein MNDKQELELKRFKIIEPFLKKKKKLKEIEEEKNISYATLKRWVNAYKKNGIIGLEKKSREDKNSFRNIDEDGLEKIKEICKESKETNITKLYASCKKRFPENFSISYATFYRIVNNIDEFFNKTTVKYMEKIKKENQCYLIFDIPLYVLVDDFFSNKKVVPRLLIMLDSASLEPINFAIDYYFANFYSLLGFIREGILKVSLKNEKFTLPKEILVASKNINNKKVLKEIYNELGIKISEHYTENSEVHKFIEFIKTDIEEFYKKNNYELTLLELTEYLSNYIYAQKKEYAFSINYNAINNIKYLRELDIFLQLASRKIIDSKVRLKNFQYISSIFKGLNGQEILIKFSPINPKIIYLFGKNSYLGLANINL; this is encoded by the coding sequence ATGAATGATAAACAAGAATTAGAATTAAAACGTTTCAAAATAATTGAGCCTTTTTTAAAAAAGAAAAAAAAACTTAAAGAGATAGAAGAAGAGAAAAATATATCTTATGCAACTTTAAAAAGATGGGTTAATGCATATAAAAAGAATGGAATAATTGGACTTGAAAAAAAATCTCGTGAAGATAAAAATTCTTTTAGAAATATTGATGAAGATGGATTAGAAAAAATAAAAGAAATTTGTAAGGAATCAAAAGAAACTAATATAACAAAGTTATATGCTTCTTGTAAAAAAAGATTTCCTGAAAACTTTTCTATTAGTTATGCTACTTTCTATAGAATAGTAAATAATATCGATGAGTTTTTTAATAAAACTACAGTTAAATATATGGAAAAAATAAAGAAAGAAAATCAATGTTATCTAATTTTTGATATTCCACTTTATGTTTTAGTAGATGATTTTTTTTCAAATAAAAAAGTTGTTCCTAGATTACTTATTATGCTTGATTCTGCTTCATTAGAGCCTATTAATTTTGCTATAGATTACTATTTTGCAAATTTTTATTCACTTCTAGGATTTATTAGAGAAGGAATTTTAAAAGTCTCTTTAAAAAATGAAAAATTTACTCTTCCAAAAGAGATTTTAGTTGCTTCTAAAAATATAAATAATAAAAAAGTTCTTAAAGAGATTTATAATGAATTAGGAATAAAAATTAGTGAACATTATACTGAAAATAGTGAAGTTCATAAATTTATTGAATTTATAAAAACTGATATTGAAGAATTTTATAAAAAAAATAACTATGAACTTACTCTTTTAGAACTTACTGAATATTTAAGTAATTATATATATGCTCAGAAAAAAGAATATGCTTTTTCTATAAACTATAATGCTATTAATAATATAAAATATCTTAGAGAATTAGATATCTTCTTACAATTAGCTTCTAGAAAAATCATTGATTCTAAAGTTAGGTTAAAAAACTTTCAATATATCTCATCTATTTTCAAAGGCTTAAATGGACAAGAGATATTAATTAAATTTTCTCCAATTAATCCTAAAATTATCTATCTTTTTGGTAAAAACTCATATTTAGGTTTAGCTAATATAAATCTATGA